A stretch of Larus michahellis chromosome Z, bLarMic1.1, whole genome shotgun sequence DNA encodes these proteins:
- the TYRP1 gene encoding 5,6-dihydroxyindole-2-carboxylic acid oxidase, whose protein sequence is MQLPTLLLLSLPPLLSMLGQAGAQFPRQCATVESLRSGMCCPDYFPVFGPGTDRCGVSTGRGRCVQVTVDSRPHGPQYIHDGRDDREQWPIRFFNQTCRCNGNFSGYNCGSCRPGWSGPTCSRQINIVRRNLLDLSAEERRRFVNALHEAKVTIHPDIVIATRRREEIFGPDGNTPQFENISIYNYFVWSHYYSVRKTFLGAGQQSFGGIDFSHEGPAFVTWHRYHLLQLERDMQNMLQDPTFGLPYWNFATGQNTCDICSDDLMGARSNFDVSLISQNSIFSQWRVLCEYVEDYETLGTICNSTEGGPIRRNPAGNVARPMVQRLPEPEDVAQCLEVGVFDTPPFYSNSTDSFRNTVEGYSDPSGKYDPAVRSLHNLAHLFLNGTGGQTHLSPNDPIFVLLHTFTDAVFDEWLRRYSADISTYPLENAPIGHNRQYNMVPFWPPVTNNEMFVTAPENLGYSYEVEWPGRALRVTEMITIAIVTALVLVAIIFAAAACIVRVKKNKDELHQPLLTDQYQHYSDDYDGIPTPSQSVV, encoded by the exons ATGCAgctccccacgctgctgctcctTTCCCTGCCGCCACTTCTTAGCATGCTCGGCCAAGCTGGAGCTCAGTTCCCTCGCCAGTGCGCTACCGTCGAGTCCCTGAGGAGCGGCATGTGTTGCCCAGACTATTTCCCTGTGTTTGGGCCGGGTACTGACCGGTGTGGTGTGTCTACAGGGAGAGGCCGGTGCGTACAGGTGACTGTTGATTCGCGACCCCACGGCCCACAGTACATCCATGATGGGCGGGATGACCGTGAGCAATGGCCCATACGCTTCTTCAACCAAACCTGCCGGTGCAACGGTAACTTCTCTGGTTACAACTGTGGGTCATGTCGCCCTGGGTGGAGTGGACCTACCTGTAGCCGGCAAATCAATATAG TCAGGAGGAATCTTTTGGATCTGAGTGCAGAAGAAAGGAGGCGTTTTGTGAATGCCTTACATGAAGCCAAGGTGACAATCCATCCTGACATTGTTATTGCCACACGAAGACGTGAGGAAATATTTGGACCAGACGGCAACACACCACAATTTGAGAATATCTCCATTTATAACTACTTTGTGTGGTCTCATTATTATTCTGTCAGGAAGACTTTCCTTGGTGCAGGGCAGCAGAGTTTTGGAGGAATTGATTTCTCTCATGAGGGACCAGCTTTTGTCACGTGGCATAGGTACCATCTACTGCAGCTTGAAAGAGACATGCAG AACATGCTGCAGGACCCCACTTTTGGACTGCCCTACTGGAACTTTGCAACAGGACAAAACACCTGTGATATCTGCTCAGATGACTTGATGGGAGCTAGGAGCAATTTTGATGTCTCTCTTATCAGCCAGAACTCAATCTTCTCTCAGTGGCGGGTGCTATGTGAATATGTAGAAGACTATGAAACTTTAGGAACCATTTGTAACA GCACTGAGGGTGGTCCCATCCGAAGAAATCCTGCTGGAAATGTTGCACGGCCTATGGTACAGCGTCTCCCAGAGCCTGAGGATGTTGCTCAGTGTTTGGAAGTTGGTGTATTTGACACTCCTCCTTTCTATTCCAATTCAACAGACAGTTTCCGTAACACAGTAGAAG GGTACAGTGATCCTTCAGGGAAATACGACCCAGCAGTTCGAAGCCTTCACAACTTGGCTCATCTGTTTTTGAATGGGACAGGAGGGCAAACTCATTTATCACCAAATGATCCCATTTTTGTCCTCCTGCACACATTTACAGATGCTGTTTTTGATGAGTGGCTGAGAAGGTATTCTGCAG ATATCTCAACATATCCACTGGAGAATGCCCCTATTGGACATAACCGACAGTACAATATGGTGCCTTTCTGGCCTCCAGTTACCAATAATGAGATGTTTGTTACTGCACCAGAAAACCTGGGATACAGCTACGAAGTCGAGTGGCCAG GTCGGGCTCTCCGTGTCACTGAGATGATAACTATTGCAATAGTGACGGCACTGGTTCTTGTTGCAAttatctttgctgctgctgcatgtaTTGTACGTGTTAAGAAAAATAAGGATGAGTTGCATCAGCCTCTTCTGACTGACCAGTATCAGCACTACTCAGATGATTATGATGGCATACCAACACCAAGCCAGTCTGTTGTTTGA